From the genome of Streptomyces sp. NBC_01116, one region includes:
- a CDS encoding acyl-CoA dehydrogenase family protein produces MTAPAQPPATPDLLYSQDEEDLRSAVRALLADRAAAPTVIAATESDTPYDQRLWSSLATGIGAAGLLVPEKLGGQGASHREAAVVLEELGRAVAPAPYLTSSVVATETLLALGAADGPAAALLGELASGARTAVLAVPFATPPTGVGAALASLDGTVRGVADAAVADVLLVPTAEGLYAVGTAGHGVAVQPLVPLDLTRPLATVTLTGATGTLLADAGASATAVRRGLLAGAGLLASEQLGLAEWCLTETVRYTRDRHQFNRPVGSFQSLKHRMAQLWLEVVSARAAARNAADALATGSPDAPLAVAVAQAYCSGVAVHAAEECVQLHGGIGMTWEHPAHLYLKRAKADSIAYGTAGSHRRAVAELVELPAP; encoded by the coding sequence ATGACCGCGCCCGCCCAGCCCCCCGCCACCCCCGACCTGCTCTACTCGCAGGACGAGGAGGACCTGCGCTCCGCCGTGCGCGCCCTCCTCGCCGACCGGGCCGCCGCGCCGACGGTGATCGCGGCGACCGAGTCCGACACGCCGTACGACCAGCGGCTCTGGTCCTCGCTGGCCACCGGCATCGGCGCGGCGGGACTCCTCGTGCCCGAGAAGCTCGGCGGCCAGGGCGCCTCCCACCGCGAGGCCGCCGTGGTCCTGGAAGAGCTCGGCCGGGCCGTGGCCCCCGCCCCCTATCTGACCAGCTCCGTCGTGGCCACCGAGACCCTCCTCGCGCTGGGCGCGGCGGACGGACCGGCCGCCGCGCTCCTGGGCGAGCTGGCCTCCGGAGCCCGTACGGCGGTGCTCGCCGTGCCCTTCGCGACCCCGCCCACCGGGGTGGGCGCGGCGCTCGCTTCGCTGGACGGGACGGTGCGCGGCGTCGCCGACGCGGCGGTGGCCGACGTGCTGCTGGTGCCGACCGCCGAGGGACTGTACGCCGTCGGGACGGCCGGCCACGGCGTCGCCGTACAACCGCTCGTCCCGCTCGACCTGACCCGGCCCCTGGCCACCGTCACCCTGACCGGCGCCACCGGGACGCTGCTGGCCGACGCGGGAGCGAGCGCCACCGCCGTACGGCGCGGACTGCTCGCCGGGGCCGGACTGCTCGCCTCCGAGCAGCTCGGCCTCGCGGAGTGGTGTCTGACCGAGACCGTCCGGTACACCCGGGACCGCCACCAGTTCAACCGGCCCGTGGGCTCGTTCCAGTCGCTCAAGCACCGGATGGCGCAGCTCTGGCTGGAGGTCGTCTCGGCCCGCGCCGCCGCCCGCAACGCCGCCGACGCCCTCGCCACCGGGAGCCCCGACGCCCCGCTCGCGGTCGCGGTGGCCCAGGCGTACTGCTCCGGCGTAGCGGTCCACGCCGCCGAGGAGTGCGTACAGCTGCACGGCGGGATCGGCATGACCTGGGAACACCCGGCGCACCTCTACCTGAAGCGCGCCAAGGCCGACTCGATCGCGTACGGCACGGCGGGCAGCCACCGTCGGGCCGTCGCCGAGCTGGTGGAACTTCCGGCTCCGTAG
- a CDS encoding ABC transporter substrate-binding protein, with protein sequence MTARSIRVAVAATMATALSLTAAACSNPDTAKSGSGSGSTSAVVGIAYEPDSLSPLLGYGKDGNSKIFDGLLALDADMKLRPALAAELPEVSADGLTYTYKLRQGVKFSDGKPFGAKDVVFTYRTILDEKTNNASRTELDAVKDVTAKGEDTVVFTLKYPYAPFAQRTVLPIAPQHIAGKQDVNTGAFTTRPVGTGPYVLTKWSKGEKLSFTANPHYWGGAPEVKKFTMAIIKDDDVRATRLRSGDLDGAILPPNLAKGFADDKGKKTYAATTYDYRTVTLPTHNKVAGDTAVRRALDVAVDRETMVDAILNGDGKPAYGPVPTDSEWFTKGTEREHDLAAAKKILDEAGWKPGKDGVRVKDGVRAAFPLWYLTGDKLRQEHALAYASDAKKAGIAITAEAGTWEVIEPRMKHDAVLAGGGSPADPDFDQYTLLKSSLAGDGFNNMAWYDNKAVDAAIEAGRKSGDKAERKKAYDTVQRELVKNPGYTFLTHIDHLYVVDDRFGPLTTQVEPHDHGLASGPWWNVEKWSTEGAGGSKK encoded by the coding sequence ATGACGGCCCGATCGATACGGGTGGCGGTCGCCGCCACGATGGCCACCGCCCTGTCCCTGACCGCAGCCGCCTGCTCGAACCCGGACACGGCCAAGAGCGGATCCGGATCGGGGTCCACCTCGGCCGTCGTCGGCATCGCCTACGAGCCCGACAGCCTGAGCCCGCTGCTCGGCTACGGCAAGGACGGCAACTCCAAGATCTTCGACGGACTGCTCGCCCTGGACGCGGACATGAAGCTCCGCCCCGCCCTGGCCGCCGAGCTCCCCGAGGTCAGCGCCGACGGCCTGACGTACACGTACAAGCTGCGCCAGGGCGTGAAGTTCAGCGACGGGAAGCCGTTCGGGGCCAAGGACGTCGTCTTCACCTACCGCACCATCCTCGACGAGAAGACCAACAACGCCTCCCGCACCGAGCTGGACGCCGTCAAGGACGTCACGGCGAAGGGCGAGGACACGGTCGTCTTCACGCTGAAGTACCCCTACGCGCCGTTCGCCCAGCGCACCGTCCTGCCCATCGCCCCCCAGCACATCGCGGGCAAGCAGGACGTCAACACCGGGGCCTTCACCACCCGCCCCGTCGGCACCGGGCCCTACGTCCTCACCAAGTGGTCCAAGGGCGAGAAGCTCAGCTTCACCGCCAACCCCCACTACTGGGGCGGCGCACCGGAGGTGAAGAAGTTCACCATGGCGATCATCAAGGACGACGACGTGCGCGCCACCCGGCTGCGCTCCGGCGACCTCGACGGCGCGATCCTGCCGCCCAACCTCGCCAAGGGCTTCGCGGACGACAAGGGCAAGAAGACGTACGCCGCCACCACCTACGACTACCGCACGGTGACCCTCCCGACCCACAACAAGGTCGCCGGCGACACCGCCGTGCGTCGCGCCCTCGACGTCGCCGTCGACCGCGAGACCATGGTCGACGCCATCCTCAACGGCGACGGCAAGCCCGCCTACGGCCCCGTCCCCACCGACAGCGAGTGGTTCACCAAGGGCACCGAGCGCGAGCACGACCTCGCCGCCGCGAAGAAGATCCTGGACGAGGCGGGCTGGAAGCCCGGCAAGGACGGCGTCCGGGTCAAGGACGGCGTCCGCGCCGCCTTCCCGCTCTGGTACCTCACCGGCGACAAGCTCCGCCAGGAGCACGCCCTCGCCTACGCCTCCGACGCCAAGAAGGCCGGTATCGCCATCACCGCCGAGGCCGGCACCTGGGAGGTCATCGAGCCCCGGATGAAGCACGACGCCGTGCTCGCGGGCGGCGGATCGCCCGCCGACCCCGACTTCGACCAGTACACCCTGCTGAAGTCCTCCCTCGCGGGCGACGGCTTCAACAACATGGCCTGGTACGACAACAAGGCCGTCGACGCCGCGATCGAGGCCGGCCGGAAGAGCGGCGACAAGGCCGAGCGGAAGAAGGCGTACGACACCGTCCAGCGCGAACTGGTGAAGAACCCGGGCTACACCTTCCTCACCCACATCGACCACCTGTACGTCGTCGACGACCGCTTCGGCCCCCTCACCACCCAGGTCGAGCCGCACGACCACGGGCTGGCCTCGGGCCCCTGGTGGAACGTCGAGAAGTGGTCAACCGAGGGCGCCGGAGGCTCGAAGAAGTGA